One stretch of Hydrogenovibrio kuenenii DSM 12350 DNA includes these proteins:
- a CDS encoding Ig-like domain-containing protein, producing MADISANDTVTMTINGQEYTATVQSNGTWSVDVAGSDLAADADKGFTASVASTDAAGNPVTSTATHSYTVDTTADKGTVTINDVTSDNVINAAESGQTIAVTGTATGGDISANDTVTMTINGQEYTATVQSNGTWSVDVAGSDLAADADKGFTASVASTDAAGNPVTSTATHSYTVDTTADKGTVTINDVTSDNVINAAESGQTIAVTGTATGGDISANDTVTMTINGQEYTATVQSNGTWSVDVAGSDLAADADKGFTASVASTDAAGNPVTSTATHSYTVDTTADKGTVTINDVTSDNVINAAESGQTIAVTGTATGGDISANDTVTMTINGQEYTATVQSNGTWSVDVAGSDLAADADKGFTASVASTDAAGNPVTSTATHSYTVDTTADKGTVTINDVTSDNVINAAESGQTIAVTGTATGGDISANDTVTMTINGQEYTATVQSNGTWSVDVAGSDLAADADKGFTASVASTDAAGNPVTSTATHSYTVDTTADKGTVTINDVTSDNVINAAESGQTIAVTGTATGGDISANDTVTMTINGQEYTATVQSNGTWSVDVAGSDLAADADKGFTASVASTDAAGNPVTSTATHSYTVDTTADKGTVTINDVTSDNVINAAESGQTIAVTGTATGGDISANDTVTMTINGQEYTATVQSNGTWSVDVAGSDLAADADKGFTASVASTDAAGNPVTSTATHSYTVDTTADKGTVTINDVTSDNVINAAESGQTIAVTGTATGGDISANDTVTMTINGQEYTATVQSNGTWSVDVAGSDLAADADKGFTASVASTDAAGNPVTSTATHSYTVDTTADKGTVTINDVTSDNVINAAESGQTIAVTGTATGGDISANDTVTMTINGQEYTATVQSNGTWSVDVAGSDLAADADKGFTASVASTDAAGNPVTSTATHSYTVDTTADKGTVTINDVTSDNVINAAESGQTIAVTGTATGGDISANDTVTMTINGQEYTATVQSNGTWSVDVAGSDLAADADKGFTASVASTDAAGNPVTSTATHSYTVDTTADKGTVTINDVTSDNVINAAESGQTIAVTGTATGGDISANDTVTMTINGQEYTATVQSNGTWSVDVAGSDLAADADKGFTASVASTDAAGNPVTSTATHSYTVDTTADKGTVTINDVTSDNVINAAESGQTIAVTGTATGGDISANDTVTMTINGQEYTATVQSNGTWSVDVAGSDLAADADKGFTASVASTDAAGNPVTSTATHSYTVDTTADKGTVTINDVTSDNVINAAESGQTIAVTGTATGGDISANDTVTMTINGQEYTATVQSNGTWSVDVAGSDLAADADKGFTASVASTDAAGNPVTSTATHSYTVDTTADKGTVTINDVTSDNVINAAESGQTIAVTGTATGGDISANDTVTMTINGQEYTATVQSNGTWSVDVAGSDLAADADKGFTASVASTDAAGNPVTSTATHSYTVDTTADKGTVTINDVTSDNVINAAESGQTIAVTGTATGGDISANDTVTMTINGQEYTATVQSNGTWSVDVAGSDLAADADKGFTASVASTDAAGNPVTSTATHSYTVDTTADKGTVTINDVTSDNVINAAESGQTIAVTGTATGGDISANDTVTMTINGQEYTATVQSNGTWSVDVAGSDLAADADKGFTASVASTDAAGNPVTSTATHSYTVDTTADKGTVTINDVTSDNVINAAESGQTIAVTGTATGGDISANDTVTMTINGQEYTATVQSNGTWSVDVAGSDLAADADKGFTASVASTDAAGNPVTSTATHSYTVDTTADKGTVTINDVTSDNVINAAESGQTIAVTGTATGGDISANDTVTMTINGQEYTATVQSNGTWSVDVAGSDLAADADKGFTASVASTDAAGNPVTSTATHSYTVDTTADKGTVTINDVTSDNVINAAESGQTIAVTGTATGGDISANDTVTMTINGQEYTATVQSNGTWSVDVAGSDLAADADKGFTASVASTDAAGNPVTSTATHSYTVDTTASDAPLITNVTDTNGNYSNVILHGTGEPGATINVYSREGSTTGGNDTGSWTYTAVETTSPIIVDANGNWTLDISNLPNTPINDNEFFKATQTDAAGNTSPESDAVHYWHGDWSAAVTESSDDYVMMGSGNDQITISSNDSNDHFVVDGGDNTDTAIFNGKFADYALSNSATGSLIVTEGASTDSDGNGVGDVDELRNIEKVKFTDGTYDVSTGVFTLNGINVDIEHDTGTSSTDRITNDGTLKVTGLVSGATLEYSVDGGQTWTAKYNPQEGVNNISVRQIDAEGHTSASSNVNFTLDTQANANVDVDIITGDGYLNSAESQPGVKVPVTGYVQGDAQPGDTITLTLDGNVIGTGTVSSDTNSNGEYTFSIDVLGSDLANGTGVIPELKATVSGSDVAGNTFSAATTEVYMKDFTATVSVTATDGNTSDSDNVISASEVSSAVVSGNVEVGGQVNSITISDGTNTLTIPANQITVYQNGYYSVNADVSSLNDGTLTVNVAASDKHGNTGTNSTTIEKDTQAQAGTVSVDSITDDNIVNTEEGSHIIAVTGTASGGDVSTDDAVTMTINGNEYTTTVSGDGTWSVNVNGSDLAADVDKSFTVSVASTDDAGNPVTSTATHSYSVDATPEAHDDGNVLSNNLFLGLQGEYYGVDTQLSSAEQFRSIVESNTADATFKAQNIDYQQGSGDVSQGTHLQKFLGSDAASLSNDPGDTSDGGIHLYGSIYLAAGDYNFKVYADDGYQILIDGKPVAEVDGNQSPTSTTHDSFTVADSGYHSIDIVWWDQGGDYVFQPEISSDGGQSYSPLDNGTLLPETDMSGVYATQSGNEVEIATSSLLANDTDADQDSLSVTSVSNAAHGQVTLGNDGTVTFTPESGYVGVATFDYTISDGHGGTDTATVSVNVLPVDSKPVTTDEAQTIDFESSGVQQSTTNLVFTLDVSGSMRDDVSGSNQNRFEIAQDALVHTIQTYQAQGTTEVNLTLFGGAGLNVGWMSASDAVNYIQSLDLKSSGIYAGTQQLNVSTSNTDYKDALDTTRGISFTGHSADKTVAYFLSDGEPNENQYYVNDDSDTTIQNWKSFVDSNVDELNVVGVGSNISDTYLDIVQVQDGKEALIVTDETQLADTLANNITLSASGTVADNVTGGDGTITIQSIQVNGTSYTASDFPNAGVAIDDKGTLTFDFSTGNYTYTASSNEFTQDVTQAFSVTVADADGDTASVNVDVKVNVDDTASAPTLTLSIGSVEQVAVTQTYENTHMYNFNYCSETEVYNLGGTTNSATIGIDDYKDSHDEGKVILYRNGQIVDQFELDALTTGASNTAYSFGVTSSHEFDSIKIKSDSSGDFTITGVSAQVTPETVINSAHNYWTNNETITGTSGNDIINVGSGDNKTVLAGSGDDTINMPTDWNNYGTDSVINGGSGSDTLFIDDAQQVAPTLLSNGYRYDVTANTDGTYTIEKMGYSNSLSWSLDQFKVTVDDVENIQFNNSSVTIGTSPSDSGNQFNYQYDLDASAALTDTDGSETLSDVKVSGLPNDGSVSVIGTGVTENADGTYKVALQDDGKVADDVKLSSSRELTSDELNNVHASVTSTESNGGDTATTEVNASGDNFLYADTGDDLFVGTNQADHFKVDNDGSTTIQNFDVQNDVLDLSDVIADDHSVTEDSLSQYLKDHVSVTQTSDGNTEVAVKDDAGSNVANIMLEGLNDSNNLQIQVDDNKVDYSDS from the coding sequence GTGGCGGACATCAGTGCAAATGACACAGTGACCATGACGATCAACGGCCAAGAGTACACAGCGACAGTGCAAAGCAATGGCACTTGGAGCGTGGATGTAGCCGGATCAGACCTAGCCGCGGATGCCGACAAAGGCTTCACAGCGAGTGTTGCGTCAACGGATGCCGCAGGCAACCCAGTGACGAGCACAGCGACTCACAGCTACACAGTTGATACCACAGCGGACAAAGGGACAGTCACCATCAACGACGTGACTTCAGACAACGTGATCAATGCCGCGGAGAGTGGACAAACCATCGCCGTGACAGGAACAGCAACTGGTGGCGACATCAGTGCAAATGACACAGTGACCATGACGATCAACGGCCAAGAGTACACAGCGACAGTGCAAAGCAATGGCACTTGGAGCGTGGATGTAGCCGGATCAGACCTAGCCGCGGATGCCGACAAAGGCTTCACAGCGAGTGTTGCGTCAACGGATGCCGCAGGCAACCCAGTGACGAGCACAGCGACTCACAGCTACACAGTTGATACCACAGCGGACAAAGGGACAGTCACCATCAACGACGTGACTTCAGACAACGTGATCAATGCCGCGGAGAGTGGACAAACCATCGCCGTGACAGGAACAGCAACTGGTGGCGACATCAGTGCAAATGACACAGTGACCATGACGATCAACGGCCAAGAGTACACAGCGACAGTGCAAAGCAATGGCACTTGGAGCGTGGATGTAGCCGGATCAGACCTAGCCGCGGATGCCGACAAAGGCTTCACAGCGAGTGTTGCGTCAACGGATGCCGCAGGCAACCCAGTGACGAGCACAGCGACTCACAGCTACACAGTTGATACCACAGCGGACAAAGGGACAGTCACCATCAACGACGTGACTTCAGACAACGTGATCAATGCCGCGGAGAGTGGACAAACCATCGCCGTGACAGGAACAGCAACTGGTGGCGACATCAGTGCAAATGACACAGTGACCATGACGATCAACGGCCAAGAGTACACAGCGACAGTGCAAAGCAATGGCACTTGGAGCGTGGATGTAGCCGGATCAGACCTAGCCGCGGATGCCGACAAAGGCTTCACAGCGAGTGTTGCGTCAACGGATGCCGCAGGCAACCCAGTGACGAGCACAGCGACTCACAGCTACACAGTTGATACCACAGCGGACAAAGGGACAGTCACCATCAACGACGTGACTTCAGACAACGTGATCAATGCCGCGGAGAGTGGACAAACCATCGCCGTGACAGGAACAGCAACTGGTGGCGACATCAGTGCAAATGACACAGTGACCATGACGATCAACGGCCAAGAGTACACAGCGACAGTGCAAAGCAATGGCACTTGGAGCGTGGATGTAGCCGGATCAGACCTAGCCGCGGATGCCGACAAAGGCTTCACAGCGAGTGTTGCGTCAACGGATGCCGCAGGCAACCCAGTGACGAGCACAGCGACTCACAGCTACACAGTTGATACCACAGCGGACAAAGGGACAGTCACCATCAACGACGTGACTTCAGACAACGTGATCAATGCCGCGGAGAGTGGACAAACCATCGCCGTGACAGGAACAGCAACTGGTGGCGACATCAGTGCAAATGACACAGTGACCATGACGATCAACGGCCAAGAGTACACAGCGACAGTGCAAAGCAATGGCACTTGGAGCGTGGATGTAGCCGGATCAGACCTAGCCGCGGATGCCGACAAAGGCTTCACAGCGAGTGTTGCGTCAACGGATGCCGCAGGCAACCCAGTGACGAGCACAGCGACTCACAGCTACACAGTTGATACCACAGCGGACAAAGGGACAGTCACCATCAACGACGTGACTTCAGACAACGTGATCAATGCCGCGGAGAGTGGACAAACCATCGCCGTGACAGGAACAGCAACTGGTGGCGACATCAGTGCAAATGACACAGTGACCATGACGATCAACGGCCAAGAGTACACAGCGACAGTGCAAAGCAATGGCACTTGGAGCGTGGATGTAGCCGGATCAGACCTAGCCGCGGATGCCGACAAAGGCTTCACAGCGAGTGTTGCGTCAACGGATGCCGCAGGCAACCCAGTGACGAGCACAGCGACTCACAGCTACACAGTTGATACCACAGCGGACAAAGGGACAGTCACCATCAACGACGTGACTTCAGACAACGTGATCAATGCCGCGGAGAGTGGACAAACCATCGCCGTGACAGGAACAGCAACTGGTGGCGACATCAGTGCAAATGACACAGTGACCATGACGATCAACGGCCAAGAGTACACAGCGACAGTGCAAAGCAATGGCACTTGGAGCGTGGATGTAGCCGGATCAGACCTAGCCGCGGATGCCGACAAAGGCTTCACAGCGAGTGTTGCGTCAACGGATGCCGCAGGCAACCCAGTGACGAGCACAGCGACTCACAGCTACACAGTTGATACCACAGCGGACAAAGGGACAGTCACCATCAACGACGTGACTTCAGACAACGTGATCAATGCCGCGGAGAGTGGACAAACCATCGCCGTGACAGGAACAGCAACTGGTGGCGACATCAGTGCAAATGACACAGTGACCATGACGATCAACGGCCAAGAGTACACAGCGACAGTGCAAAGCAATGGCACTTGGAGCGTGGATGTAGCCGGATCAGACCTAGCCGCGGATGCCGACAAAGGCTTCACAGCGAGTGTTGCGTCAACGGATGCCGCAGGCAACCCAGTGACGAGCACAGCGACTCACAGCTACACAGTTGATACCACAGCGGACAAAGGGACAGTCACCATCAACGACGTGACTTCAGACAACGTGATCAATGCCGCGGAGAGTGGACAAACCATCGCCGTGACAGGAACAGCAACTGGTGGCGACATCAGTGCAAATGACACAGTGACCATGACGATCAACGGCCAAGAGTACACAGCGACAGTGCAAAGCAATGGCACTTGGAGCGTGGATGTAGCCGGATCAGACCTAGCCGCGGATGCCGACAAAGGCTTCACAGCGAGTGTTGCGTCAACGGATGCCGCAGGCAACCCAGTGACGAGCACAGCGACTCACAGCTACACAGTTGATACCACAGCGGACAAAGGGACAGTCACCATCAACGACGTGACTTCAGACAACGTGATCAATGCCGCGGAGAGTGGACAAACCATCGCCGTGACAGGAACAGCAACTGGTGGCGACATCAGTGCAAATGACACAGTGACCATGACGATCAACGGCCAAGAGTACACAGCGACAGTGCAAAGCAATGGCACTTGGAGCGTGGATGTAGCCGGATCAGACCTAGCCGCGGATGCCGACAAAGGCTTCACAGCGAGTGTTGCGTCAACGGATGCCGCAGGCAACCCAGTGACGAGCACAGCGACTCACAGCTACACAGTTGATACCACAGCGGACAAAGGGACAGTCACCATCAACGACGTGACTTCAGACAACGTGATCAATGCCGCGGAGAGTGGACAAACCATCGCCGTGACAGGAACAGCAACTGGTGGCGACATCAGTGCAAATGACACAGTGACCATGACGATCAACGGCCAAGAGTACACAGCGACAGTGCAAAGCAATGGCACTTGGAGCGTGGATGTAGCCGGATCAGACCTAGCCGCGGATGCCGACAAAGGCTTCACAGCGAGTGTTGCGTCAACGGATGCCGCAGGCAACCCAGTGACGAGCACAGCGACTCACAGCTACACAGTTGATACCACAGCGGACAAAGGGACAGTCACCATCAACGACGTGACTTCAGACAACGTGATCAATGCCGCGGAGAGTGGACAAACCATCGCCGTGACAGGAACAGCAACTGGTGGCGACATCAGTGCAAATGACACAGTGACCATGACGATCAACGGCCAAGAGTACACAGCGACAGTGCAAAGCAATGGCACTTGGAGCGTGGATGTAGCCGGATCAGACCTAGCCGCGGATGCCGACAAAGGCTTCACAGCGAGTGTTGCGTCAACGGATGCCGCAGGCAACCCAGTGACGAGCACAGCGACTCACAGCTACACAGTTGATACCACAGCGGACAAAGGGACAGTCACCATCAACGACGTGACTTCAGACAACGTGATCAATGCCGCGGAGAGTGGACAAACCATCGCCGTGACAGGAACAGCAACTGGTGGCGACATCAGTGCAAATGACACAGTGACCATGACGATCAACGGCCAAGAGTACACAGCGACAGTGCAAAGCAATGGCACTTGGAGCGTGGATGTAGCCGGATCAGACCTAGCCGCGGATGCCGACAAAGGCTTCACAGCGAGTGTTGCGTCAACGGATGCCGCAGGCAACCCAGTGACGAGCACAGCGACTCACAGCTACACAGTTGATACCACAGCGGACAAAGGGACAGTCACCATCAACGACGTGACTTCAGACAACGTGATCAATGCCGCGGAGAGTGGACAAACCATCGCCGTGACAGGAACAGCAACTGGTGGCGACATCAGTGCAAATGACACAGTGACCATGACGATCAACGGCCAAGAGTACACAGCGACAGTGCAAAGCAATGGCACTTGGAGCGTGGATGTAGCCGGATCAGACCTAGCCGCGGATGCCGACAAAGGCTTCACAGCGAGTGTTGCGTCAACGGATGCCGCAGGCAACCCAGTGACGAGCACAGCGACTCACAGCTACACAGTTGATACCACAGCGGACAAAGGGACAGTCACCATCAACGACGTGACTTCAGACAACGTGATCAATGCCGCGGAGAGTGGACAAACCATCGCCGTGACAGGAACAGCAACTGGTGGCGACATCAGTGCAAATGACACAGTGACCATGACGATCAACGGCCAAGAGTACACAGCGACAGTGCAAAGCAATGGCACTTGGAGCGTGGATGTAGCCGGATCAGACCTAGCCGCGGATGCCGACAAAGGCTTCACAGCGAGTGTTGCGTCAACGGATGCCGCAGGCAACCCAGTGACGAGCACAGCGACTCACAGCTACACAGTTGATACCACAGCGGACAAAGGGACAGTCACCATCAACGACGTGACTTCAGACAACGTGATCAATGCCGCGGAGAGTGGACAAACCATCGCCGTGACAGGAACAGCAACTGGTGGCGACATCAGTGCAAATGACACAGTGACCATGACGATCAACGGCCAAGAGTACACAGCGACAGTGCAAAGCAATGGCACTTGGAGCGTGGATGTAGCCGGATCAGACCTAGCCGCGGATGCCGACAAAGGCTTCACAGCGAGTGTTGCGTCAACGGATGCCGCAGGCAACCCAGTGACGAGCACAGCGACTCACAGCTACACAGTTGATACCACAGCGGACAAAGGGACAGTCACCATCAACGACGTGACTTCAGACAACGTGATCAATGCCGCGGAGAGTGGACAAACCATCGCCGTGACAGGAACAGCAACTGGTGGCGACATCAGTGCAAATGACACAGTGACCATGACGATCAACGGCCAAGAGTACACAGCGACAGTGCAAAGCAATGGCACTTGGAGCGTGGATGTAGCCGGATCAGACCTAGCCGCGGATGCCGACAAAGGCTTCACAGCGAGTGTTGCGTCAACGGATGCCGCAGGCAACCCAGTGACGAGCACAGCGACTCACAGCTACACAGTTGATACCACAGCGGACAAAGGGACAGTCACCATCAACGACGTGACTTCAGACAACGTGATCAATGCCGCGGAGAGTGGACAAACCATCGCCGTGACAGGAACAGCAACTGGTGGCGACATCAGTGCAAATGACACAGTGACCATGACGATCAACGGCCAAGAGTACACAGCGACAGTGCAAAGCAATGGCACTTGGAGCGTGGATGTAGCCGGATCAGACCTAGCCGCGGATGCCGACAAAGGCTTCACAGCGAGTGTTGCGTCAACGGATGCCGCAGGCAACCCAGTGACGAGCACAGCGACTCACAGCTACACAGTTGATACTACGGCATCAGATGCGCCATTGATTACAAATGTCACAGATACTAACGGTAATTACTCAAATGTGATTTTGCATGGTACAGGTGAACCGGGTGCGACGATAAATGTTTATAGTCGTGAAGGTAGCACAACAGGCGGCAATGACACAGGTTCGTGGACTTATACGGCAGTAGAAACAACATCTCCGATTATTGTTGATGCCAATGGTAATTGGACATTGGATATTTCGAATTTGCCAAATACGCCTATTAACGACAATGAGTTCTTTAAAGCAACACAAACTGATGCGGCCGGAAACACTAGTCCAGAGTCGGATGCTGTGCATTATTGGCATGGAGATTGGTCAGCTGCCGTTACCGAGTCGAGTGATGATTATGTGATGATGGGGTCAGGCAATGACCAAATAACGATTAGTAGTAACGACTCCAACGATCATTTTGTTGTTGATGGTGGCGACAATACTGATACAGCTATATTTAATGGTAAGTTTGCCGATTACGCTTTATCAAATAGCGCGACTGGTAGCTTAATTGTTACCGAAGGCGCAAGCACTGATTCTGATGGAAATGGGGTTGGTGATGTTGATGAATTAAGAAATATCGAGAAAGTTAAATTTACTGATGGTACTTATGACGTTTCAACAGGAGTCTTTACATTAAACGGCATTAATGTCGATATAGAGCATGATACGGGAACGAGTTCCACTGATAGAATCACAAATGACGGTACTTTGAAAGTGACTGGTTTGGTCTCGGGTGCAACACTTGAATATAGTGTTGATGGTGGGCAAACTTGGACGGCAAAATATAACCCTCAAGAAGGGGTTAATAACATTTCTGTCCGTCAAATTGATGCTGAAGGTCATACTTCGGCAAGCTCAAATGTCAACTTTACCCTTGATACTCAAGCCAATGCGAATGTTGATGTTGACATTATCACTGGTGATGGCTATTTGAATTCAGCTGAATCACAACCTGGAGTGAAAGTGCCTGTAACAGGATATGTTCAAGGAGACGCTCAACCTGGTGACACCATTACATTAACTCTCGATGGAAATGTAATTGGAACGGGTACGGTATCTTCTGATACAAATTCAAATGGCGAATATACCTTCAGTATTGATGTTTTAGGCAGTGATTTAGCTAATGGAACAGGCGTTATTCCTGAATTGAAAGCGACCGTTTCAGGGTCTGATGTCGCTGGCAATACATTTAGTGCAGCTACAACAGAAGTTTATATGAAGGATTTCACAGCAACAGTTTCGGTCACTGCTACAGATGGAAATACATCGGATAGTGATAATGTGATATCTGCATCAGAAGTGAGTTCTGCTGTTGTTTCTGGAAATGTCGAAGTTGGCGGTCAGGTAAATTCGATAACCATTTCCGATGGTACGAATACGCTGACGATTCCTGCAAACCAGATTACGGTTTATCAAAATGGTTACTACTCGGTTAATGCTGATGTTTCTTCACTGAATGATGGAACTTTAACCGTTAACGTTGCCGCTAGTGATAAACACGGCAATACAGGAACTAACTCAACGACAATTGAGAAAGACACTCAAGCTCAAGCGGGTACGGTTTCTGTTGATAGCATTACGGATGATAATATTGTTAACACTGAGGAAGGTAGTCATATCATTGCTGTGACAGGTACAGCTTCTGGAGGCGATGTTTCTACAGATGATGCGGTTACCATGACTATTAATGGTAACGAGTACACCACAACGGTTTCGGGTGATGGTACTTGGAGCGTCAATGTAAATGGTTCAGACCTAGCCGCGGATGTCGATAAAAGCTTCACTGTCAGTGTTGCTTCCACTGATGATGCTGGAAACCCCGTAACAAGTACAGCAACACACTCTTATAGTGTGGATGCTACTCCAGAAGCACACGATGATGGAAATGTGTTGAGTAATAACTTGTTCCTAGGGTTGCAAGGTGAATACTATGGAGTTGATACACAACTATCCAGTGCTGAGCAGTTTAGATCTATAGTAGAGTCAAATACTGCTGATGCGACATTTAAGGCGCAAAACATTGACTATCAACAAGGTTCCGGCGATGTTTCACAAGGAACACATCTTCAGAAATTCTTAGGCAGTGATGCAGCGAGTTTAAGTAATGATCCAGGCGATACTTCAGATGGAGGTATCCATTTATATGGTTCTATTTACTTGGCTGCGGGTGACTATAACTTTAAAGTTTACGCTGATGATGGCTATCAAATTTTGATTGACGGCAAACCTGTTGCTGAAGTTGATGGCAACCAATCGCCTACCTCTACAACGCATGATAGCTTTACGGTTGCAGATTCCGGCTACCATAGTATTGATATTGTTTGGTGGGATCAGGGTGGTGATTATGTATTCCAACCTGAAATTAGTTCGGACGGTGGTCAATCCTATAGTCCATTGGATAATGGAACCTTATTGCCTGAGACAGACATGAGCGGGGTTTATGCTACTCAATCAGGCAATGAAGTTGAAATTGCAACCAGTAGCCTATTGGCGAATGATACCGATGCAGATCAAGATAGCTTATCTGTCACCTCGGTAAGTAATGCTGCTCATGGTCAAGTTACCTTGGGCAATGATGGAACAGTTACGTTTACGCCAGAAAGTGGCTATGTAGGCGTTGCAACGTTCGATTACACCATTTCTGATGGACATGGTGGTACGGATACAGCGACAGTTTCTGTAAATGTTCTTCCTGTAGACAGCAAGCCAGTTACAACAGATGAAGCTCAAACAATTGACTTTGAATCATCCGGTGTTCAGCAATCGACAACAAACCTTGTATTTACCCTAGATGTATCTGGTTCTATGAGAGATGACGTGTCTGGTTCAAATCAAAACCGTTTTGAAATAGCACAAGACGCATTGGTGCATACGATTCAGACATACCAAGCTCAGGGCACTACAGAAGTGAACCTGACGTTGTTTGGTGGGGCTGGATTGAATGTTGGCTGGATGTCGGCTTCAGATGCGGTTAACTATATTCAATCCCTCGATCTTAAATCATCAGGTATTTATGCAGGAACGCAACAATTGAATGTTTCGACTAGCAATACCGATTACAAAGATGCATTAGATACAACCAGAGGTATTTCGTTTACAGGTCATTCAGCCGATAAGACGGTGGCTTACTTCTTGTCTGACGGTGAACCGAATGAAAACCAATACTATGTAAATGATGATAGCGACACCACAATTCAAAATTGGAAATCGTTCGTTGACTCAAATGTTGATGAATTGAATGTTGTCGGTGTAGGCAGCAACATTTCGGATACTTATCTGGATATTGTTCAGGTTCAGGATGGAAAAGAGGCACTGATTGTTACTGATGAGACGCAGTTAGCGGATACCTTGGCGAACAATATTACATTATCTGCTAGCGGTACTGTTGCTGATAATGTCACTGGTGGGGATGGCACCATCACGATTCAAAGTATTCAAGTGAATGGTACTAGCTATACTGCAAGCGATTTCCCAAATGCAGGTGTTGCAATTGACGATAAGGGAACATTGACGTTTGACTTTTCTACAGGTAACTATACCTATACAGCGTCTTCAAATGAATTTACCCAAGATGTGACCCAAGCCTTCTCGGTAACGGTTGCGGATGCCGATGGTGATACTGCATCAGTCAATGTGGACGTTAAAGTAAATGTAGATGACACAGCTTCAGCACCGACATTAACGTTATCCATCGGCAGTGTTGAGCAAGTTGCAGTGACTCAAACGTATGAAAATACGCATATGTATAACTTTAACTATTGCTCTGAAACAGAGGTTTACAACCTAGGTGGAACTACGAATTCAGCGACAATTGGTATTGATGATTACAAAGACTCTCACGATGAAGGGAAAGTTATTCTTTATCGCAACGGTCAAATTGTTGACCAATTTGAGTTGGATGCTTTAACCACAGGTGCGTCAAATACAGCCTATTCATTCGGTGTGACAAGCTCACATGAATTTGACAGCATCAAAATAAAGTCAGATTCATCCGGTGACTTTACAATTACAGGTGTTTCTGCACAGGTAACACCTGAAACAGTCATCAACAGCGCCCATAATTATTGGACGAATAATGAAACCATTACTGGTACAAGCGGTAATGACATTATCAATGTTGGTTCAGGTGATAATAAAACTGTGCTCGCGGGTAGCGGGGACGACACCATTAATATGCCAACTGATTGGAACAACTATGGTACGGACAGCGTCATTAACGGTGGCTCTGGTTCAGATACATTATTTATTGACGACGCCCAACAGGTTGCCCCAACATTGCTGTCTAATGGTTATCGTTATGATGTTACAGCAAACACTGATGGTACTTATACGATTGAGAAAATGGGGTACAGCAATTCATTATCATGGTCTTTGGATCAATTTAAAGTCACGGTAGATGATGTTGAAAACATCCAGTTCAACAATTCATCAGTTACTATTGGTACATCGCCAAGTGACTCTGGTAACCAATTCAACTATCAGTATGATTTGGATGCTTCGGCAGCCCTTACGGATACGGATGGTTCAGAAACACTTTCCGATGTTAAGGTTTCTGGCTTACCGAATGATGGTTCTGTCAGTGTAATAGGTACAGGCGTTACTGAAAATGCTGATGGTACTTATAAAGTGGCACTGCAGGATGATGGCAAAGTTGCAGATGATGTGAAGCTGTCTTCTTCAAGAGAATTGACTTCAGATGAGTTGAACAATGTTCATGCTTCCGTCACTTCTACGGAAAGTAATGGTGGTGATACGGCAACAACAGAAGTGAATGCGTCCGGTGATAACTTCCTGTATGCAGATACAGGTGATGATTTGTTTGTTGGAACTAATCAAGCGGATCACTTTAAAGTAGATAATGATGGCTCGACCACCATTCAAAACTTTGATGTACAAAATGACGTATTGGATTTGAGTGATGTGATTGCCGATGATCATTCTGTAACTGAAGACAGTTTGTCTCAGTACCTTAAAGACCATGTCAGCGTTACTCAAACCAGTGATGGTAATACTGAAGTTGCGGTTAAAGATGATGCTGGTTCAAATGTAGCTAATATCATGCTTGAGGGGCTGAATGATTCAAATAATCTTCAAATTCAAGTTGATGATAATAAGGTAGACTATAGTGATTCGTAA